In Oryza sativa Japonica Group chromosome 8, ASM3414082v1, the sequence CCCTGTAGAAAAAAGACAGAGATTGATATCACCATTTCCAGTATTGCATTGGAAATCTTATGTAGATACTGCCGTACTAAAATGAGATGGAATTTGATGCACAAACTTATACTATATATATCAACTAGTTTATGAAGGcctatcaaaagaaaaaaagaaagaaagaaaatcgaCGGACCTAAAGCTTTTTtatttactaaaaaaaaaactcccaccgtcccaaaatatagtgaCTTTTGAACGGATAGGACAatactacaaatctggacaggGATCTGTTatattgggatggaggtagtatctaACTATGGAAAATATTACTGTGATAAATAACATCTTCAATCCTTATCGTATATATAATCGATGAGCCCGGACGGTACATTAAACTTCATTTCAATATAAGAACAAGAATagaacaattaaaaaaaagagagaagaaggtaATTTTTGGCAgtagatgggttttattaaatCAAAATTGTGGTTCGAATTAGAATTTTGACTCATTGTAAGCATTTTTCATTGTCGAGTCATAGTAATTGCATCTATTAAATAAACTAAGAGTTATGGAAATGAATTCATATGGAAGATAAAAGTCGGTTGCTAAATGAATCAGTtgtgtagaaaaaaaaactgatgtgAAATCAAAGATGATGATAAAACGATTGGGAAAAGAAAGTTGATCAACAAATTACCTATAATATTTATGGTTGCAAGAAATCCGAAGCAATCAGCGATCGCCAACAAGAGATCGGAACAACACGGCGAGCAATCTCTATGGAGTCAACTAAAGTCTTGTCAGGGTCAGGGTGGAGGTAGCGCACTGCCCTGCTCGCTCGAGCCGCCGGGGCGGAAGGTGCGGTGAGTCAGTCGTCGCCCAGTTCATATACAAGTGACTAAGTGAGTGGCCAAATTTGGCGCTATCGGTGACAGTGCGCCATGTCCCCCCACGGCGAATCTGCGCACTTTAACCCTTGTCTTTCTCCCTGTTTGGATCGAGTCCGAGATGGAGCCAGCTAGCCAGGTAGGTACAGGAGCTTGGAAGATGCTGACCTGCACACGATCCAAAGGAAGGAATAGATACTTCCAACATGGGGAGGCGTCGCCATTTCTGTCTCCGgtacgaggcggcggcggagtcgccATTTCTGTctgcgaggaggaggcggcggcggcggcggcgcccgggctCGGCAGGGGTAACCGGCGGCGGGCACTATATAGGCACCGTGGAACATGGCCCGATTAAGCATTCGAGGCCACTATGAACAGCCCAGATTGGATCGCTCTCAATTGGAAtgagtctattttgcctccctcatcttCTGCTCCTGATTGGTTCGTCTACCTCAACCTTAAAACCAGGTATAATGACTATCTCTTCTTTGAAAACCGGTGAAAATCGACTACTTCAGTGATTTTTTACCATTTTTTGAAGATGGGGAGACGTTATACCTGGTTTTGCACATAACAGAGACGATTCAATCAGAGtaagagatgagggagggaaaatagaccCAAGACTTGTTTGGTTTAGTACATACCAAAACATTGGTAGAGCCTAATGCATGCTGAGGCTGGCACCTTCTTCTCCTAGGTGGCGTCGCCTTAGGTAGTggtggatggggaggaggaggagccttAGGTAGTggtggatggggaggaggaggacatgtGGAGGGAACAGGGCGTGGAATCAAGGGTCGGGATGGCGGAAGGGTTGAGGAGTAGGAAGGTGAGGGGTGATGGTAGCACGTGCAAGACGGTAGTGGAACTACGGCTTGATGGTCGCTACACCACCCGTTGCCTTGTTTGTGACGGGTGTGTCGGCCACCCCGCACCGctgggaagagagaggagaacaAAGAGAAAATAAAGAGGGGAGAAGAAGAGTCAATAATATATGGGTCCCGCTTGCTGACTCAGCTGGTTTGATCAGATCAAAGAGCCACGTTAGCGAATACAATCATCCAAACAGCCGAGGGTTTCAAACTAGTTGAGGTTAAGACCTATATTTGAGGGACTTAAATCGGACTTATTCCTCTATGGGAGTTTCTAAAAGCCTGCCGTAAGTTTTTTGagtcaaaaattttcaaatgtaactatagtataactgaaatgtaattatattgtaactgcACTATGACTGCATTGAAACTGTACTGTAATTAACTTATATAAAACTTGCATTCAATTATGGTTTGGTTAGCTGGTACCGGGATCTTACGCATGACATGTGTGAAAAAAATTTTccagcattttttttccttcgtgCACAAATCTCGAGATGATCCGGTAGTCACAAATCTGAAAGTTTTGggagaaaaaaaacttgcaGAAGTTTATAAGCAAATCCGTTCCTATATAGGCTAGAGTATTTGAGCCACGCGGTGACGGACGGCCCAAGTAATCTTTCAAGCCCAGAGCAAAGGGCCCACCACCTGTAGCGGCCCGCCCATATTAAGGTTTGTGTGGAAATGCCCATCTGCCGGAGAGGGggagcggccgccgcctcccgtaaGACTGAGGCAGCAAGAaccactccgccgccgcgccgcgccgagccgcgccgcgcggTCTCTCCCGGAAGGTCATCTCCTCCGCTCCGATGATCGCAATTCGCAAGTGGTTCGCTCTCTTGCTGGGTTTCCGCTCCAGAAAATCTTGACATCGGCTTGGTTTTCTGTGCTGTCTCGTTCGTGCAGGCCACCTGCTCGACGGAATGTCCCGGAGGACCACCACCGCGCGGTGGGTGCCGCGTGACCGGCCGGAGCCGGCGGGGAGGTCTGGTACCGGCGCGCCGGGTCGTGCATCCCACGCGCTCGGCCAAATGCCTCGGAGgaggaccaccaccaccaccgcgcggTGGGTGCCGCGACAAGGGCAGAAGGGGGAGCCCGGTGGCTcaggccacgccgccgcccccgtcgaCCGACTCAGCGCCCTCCCGGACACGCTCCTGCACCACGTCATGTCGTTCCTCAAGGCGTGGGAGGTGGTGCGCACCTGCGTGCTCTCCCGCCGCTGGCGCGACCTCTGGGCCTCCGCGCCGTGCGTCGACATCCGCCTGCGGGGCTCCGGCCGCGACGGCGCCCCACCGGAGGACTTCGGCAGGTTCGTGTACCGCCTGTTGCTGGCGCGGGAGGTGTCGGCCCCTGTGGATACGCTCCGGCTACGGTCGAGCAACGGGGAAGAATATGCCGAGACCTATGACAATGATGATGTCAATATCTGGATATGTTCTGCAATCAAACGCAATGTTCGAGTCATTCACCTTAATGGGCATCGCAAGGATGAACTGGTGCTGGAGCACACTGCTTTTGTCTCTCACCACCTCAAGATCTTGAAGCTGTCGCACATCAAACTTGATGGCAAGATCCTCAAGCAGCTCTCTTCTCAGTGCACTTCTCTGGAAGACCTGGAGCTTAACAACTGTCCAGTTAATGGTGGTGAGATTCTGTCTGTCTCGCTGAAGAAACTGACGATGGTCAAGTGCTCGATCACTATGGACCTCTCGATCTGTGCTCCAAACCTTGAGTTGCTATGCTGCATCACCCCATATTATCATGTTCCCTTGTTCGAAAACCTGAGCTCACTGGTTGCCGCCACTATCATGCTTGATGACTCTTTCTTACGCCGTGATGAATTCCTCTATGAGGTTGAAGAGGAAACcagtgatgatgaggatgacaaTAAGACTACATCAGATCATTGTGATAGTAAAATGGATGCTGATAGTGATGcctatgatgatgatgacaacGATGACATCCTATATGATGAATATCTGAACAGCCGTCATGGTAATTTGGTTGATGATTACAATTATGGCTCTGATATTGACAGCGATGACGATCTACATGAATATAGTCAGATAGCACATGAATGTAGAGGTGGACGGTATGGCTACTGCCATGACAGCAAACGGCGTGGTAGTTATTATGAGACATGCAAGCTTGCTGATTCTTTCAGTGGCAAGTATTTACTTCGCAGCCTTTCGAGTGCTAGAAGCTTGGAGTTATTAGCTCATTCAGGGGAGGTATTTCAGAACCTTTTTCTTCTGATAAATTTGTATCTAGTCCTTGTCTTCTGTATTTGCATTCTAATACTTATGATAAATAGCAAACGTAGAactatcttgttttttttcttagtacTATTCCTCTTATCAACTCAAAAGGTGACACTCAAAATCACAAATAATTGTGTGACTGCCATGTTGCATCCCTGTTTGCTATCTTACTGAACAGAATGGGGAAGATTCTtgctaataaaaataaaaaatggtcCTGCTAATGGATTTGATTTAATATTGCCTTTGTACTGCTCCTGTACTTTGTAAATATTTGTAAGTAAGCTTTCAATCTCAATATTGAGTTCTGGGATACCTACAAAATAATACTCCTATATGACATTGAAAtcaataattataatttttatttgtatGGAATAAGCTAAATTTCTTGACATACGATTTATTCCTCTTTTCCATCCAGGTCTATAATTCGACACTTTGATACTTTAATAATATTGTAGAAACCTTTTGAGGATTATGGTTCACTTGGGAAAAACAAACTTTTTCATAACAAGTGAATAATTTCAGATTTTCGGATGTCCATTGCTAAATGTTGTAGGTGAATAACCTGGGTCCTAGACTTTGTAACTTCTGGAATATGTActttatatattattttcaagTGGATACTGTATGCATTAGCATGGAGTTTATTCTTTGCATATCTTAATGATACTCGTAAGACAGTTCAATGTACATATTTGCTACTGAATGGTACTAATTCCTGGCAGTATATCATTTGGTTATTTGTTGTTTATATTATTCCAtttatttagagtattaaatattttgCTTGCGTGTACACTGCGAAGGTGGTCATGGTTAGGGAACTGAGAAGGTGCTCAACATTTGGCAACTTGAAGACTTTATCCCTTGGAGAGTGGTGTATGGCTGCTGAGTTTGATGGATTAATTTTCTTACTTCAGGAGTCACCTAATTTGGAGATGCTTTTTCTTAAGCTTGAATTGGTATGTATATTTATATAGTTGCTGGATGTTTCTTGATTCCTGTTTTGGGGTTAGTTTTAACATGTTTAGTAATAAATATTTTGTTCTTCAAAAAGAGCTATAGTAACAAGGAGGCAATAAATATTGGTTTCGAACTAAAGGAAAGATCGTTTGCCTGCAAAAATCTTGAAGTGGTGAATATCAGATGCTCTAAAGATGATGAAAGAGTCCATATGTTAGCAGAAATCTTTGTTGCTAATGGGTTACCCATTGAGAAGATTTATGTCCGCAGGACAGGCAGCACCTGTGAGTAATTTTTTGCCTATCAATTTGTACTCTCAGTTCACAACATTTATGTTATTTGATTACATTCTTCCGGATCTAATTGTTCTTTACTAATTAAACCAAAAATTACCTTGTTATTGAATACTATGTTTAAATGGTCAAATACAAGCAACAAGTAATGCCTTATAGCTTTCCTCCAGTCAGCATGCTCTGTTATTCTACCTCTATATTTTTGTTCCGTGTGATAATCTTAAATCATAAGCCATTGGCTCTTTGATATTTCTTACAGACCTCCGTAGCATGAAAATTATAAGGGAAATGGCCAGGGATGAGCTATGAGAAGCTGGGGAGTACGTTCTGTAATGCCTATAAACACCATGGAAGCAGAGAATTTATGCAGACATTCAATTAATTGTTCAAATCAATCTGAtgagtgcaaaaaaaaaaattctttttatAGATTCTAAGGGCCTGATGCAAACAAAGTTCGACTACAAGCATACTGCTTACTCATCCAAAGCTGTGATCGAGCTTACCTGAGAGGTTGAGACGAAGAATTTTTGAGTAAAGGAGTAACTATGTAATTATTTAGGTAAATTTTAGTATTCTCCTCGATCTGCACATTCTTCCACTTGAGCATCCACTTTTGATGGGCATGTGTGGTGTTTGCTGATGCTTGACCAAAGTTTGTCTTGACTCTGGCTTAGAAGCTTCTCCATCATCCTTTGGGCATTATGAAACCGTGAATGGCTTTTGGAATATCTCTGATGCTGCGGCTAGACTGCCAATAGTAAACAGCTTCAGTTAGTGCTACAGAATGGTTGATCCTCCTTGCGTGTCATGCTTGAGCTTGCGTTGTTGGCATAGAATCGTTTCTGTGAACTGGCTGTTTGCATAAAATCCATAGGTTGGTTTCAAAGTTTTCATTGTTGCGTGGTTGCACTCTGTCAAGTAGAATAGCTACGAAATAGGTTATTCTTTCGCTCCAATTTTGTATCTTAATGTACAAGTTTTTGttagtgagtgagtgagagacaGAGAAGGTGTCCGGTGGAGATTATTAAGGAATTTCCCGTTAAATGCTGTGGAATGACAATAATTCGAGGTGATGCAGAGAAGTACTCCTCTGCAGTAGCTCGATCTAAAGATTCCCAACTGTACCACCCAGCATCCGTAACGATGCAACT encodes:
- the LOC9266587 gene encoding uncharacterized protein, encoding MSRRTTTARWVPRDRPEPAGRSGTGAPGRASHALGQMPRRRTTTTTARWVPRQGQKGEPGGSGHAAAPVDRLSALPDTLLHHVMSFLKAWEVVRTCVLSRRWRDLWASAPCVDIRLRGSGRDGAPPEDFGRFVYRLLLAREVSAPVDTLRLRSSNGEEYAETYDNDDVNIWICSAIKRNVRVIHLNGHRKDELVLEHTAFVSHHLKILKLSHIKLDGKILKQLSSQCTSLEDLELNNCPVNGGEILSVSLKKLTMVKCSITMDLSICAPNLELLCCITPYYHVPLFENLSSLVAATIMLDDSFLRRDEFLYEVEEETSDDEDDNKTTSDHCDSKMDADSDAYDDDDNDDILYDEYLNSRHGNLVDDYNYGSDIDSDDDLHEYSQIAHECRGGRYGYCHDSKRRGSYYETCKLADSFSGKYLLRSLSSARSLELLAHSGEVVMVRELRRCSTFGNLKTLSLGEWCMAAEFDGLIFLLQESPNLEMLFLKLELSYSNKEAINIGFELKERSFACKNLEVVNIRCSKDDERVHMLAEIFVANGLPIEKIYVRRTGSTYLRSMKIIREMARDEL